The Fictibacillus arsenicus genome contains a region encoding:
- the rlmD gene encoding 23S rRNA (uracil(1939)-C(5))-methyltransferase RlmD, translated as MKNTANPIIKTGQSFPLSIKRLGINGEGIGFYKRQVVFVPGALPGEEIQVEITKVFPNRAEGKIKKIKKKSKNRTTPPCPIYEECGGCQLQHLAYPSQLKEKRDVVAQAFERYTKIPKDELPLEKTIGMKEPWYYRNKSQFQVGKLNDTVIAGLYSSNSHKLINIDHCLVQHEDTNIVTNKVKQIIRDLNLPVYNERKRTGSIRTIVVRTAFRTDQIQLVLVTATESFPKKELFIAEVKKRLPQVTSFVQNINEEKTSLIFGDQTEGVYGKDTITEHLGDLRFELSARAFFQLNPQQTVKLYDEVKRQAKLTGKEKLVDAYCGSGTIGMWLAKDAKEVRGMDIIKESIEDARKNAEKHGISNAQYETGKAEKLLPKWLKVGWRPDVIVVDPPRTGCDQAFLETVAKIKPKRMVYVSCNPSTLAKDVHMLISKGFEVENITPVDMFPQTAQVEAVCTLVLK; from the coding sequence ATGAAAAATACAGCTAATCCTATCATAAAAACTGGACAAAGCTTTCCTTTAAGTATTAAAAGACTAGGTATAAATGGAGAAGGAATCGGATTTTATAAACGCCAGGTGGTATTTGTTCCTGGTGCTCTTCCTGGTGAAGAAATTCAGGTGGAAATCACAAAAGTGTTTCCGAACAGAGCAGAAGGCAAAATTAAAAAGATTAAAAAGAAGTCAAAAAACCGGACAACTCCGCCATGCCCCATTTATGAGGAGTGCGGAGGCTGCCAACTTCAGCATTTGGCCTATCCGTCACAGTTAAAAGAAAAAAGGGATGTCGTTGCACAGGCATTTGAACGTTACACAAAAATTCCTAAAGACGAACTTCCTCTAGAGAAAACTATTGGGATGAAAGAACCATGGTATTACCGTAACAAGAGCCAGTTTCAAGTTGGCAAGTTAAACGATACAGTAATCGCAGGTTTATACAGCAGCAACTCTCATAAATTGATTAATATCGATCACTGCCTGGTTCAGCACGAAGATACGAATATCGTGACGAATAAAGTTAAACAGATCATACGTGATCTTAACCTTCCAGTTTATAACGAAAGAAAACGAACAGGGAGCATTCGCACAATTGTGGTTCGTACAGCCTTTCGTACGGATCAAATCCAGCTTGTCCTTGTTACAGCAACAGAATCTTTTCCTAAAAAAGAACTGTTCATAGCAGAGGTGAAAAAACGGCTTCCGCAAGTAACTTCCTTCGTTCAAAATATAAATGAAGAAAAGACGTCTCTTATTTTTGGAGATCAAACAGAAGGCGTGTACGGTAAAGACACGATAACAGAGCATTTAGGAGATCTTCGCTTTGAGCTTTCTGCACGCGCATTCTTTCAACTGAATCCCCAGCAGACGGTAAAACTTTATGATGAAGTAAAAAGGCAGGCAAAGCTGACTGGCAAAGAAAAGCTTGTGGATGCTTATTGCGGCTCCGGAACCATTGGAATGTGGCTTGCAAAAGATGCAAAAGAAGTAAGAGGGATGGATATCATTAAGGAATCCATAGAAGATGCAAGAAAGAATGCGGAAAAACACGGCATTTCAAATGCCCAGTATGAAACGGGAAAAGCAGAAAAACTGCTGCCTAAATGGCTAAAAGTAGGCTGGCGTCCTGACGTGATTGTTGTAGATCCACCGAGAACGGGCTGTGATCAAGCCTTTCTAGAAACAGTTGCAAAGATAAAACCAAAACGAATGGTTTATGTTTCTTGTAATCCTTCAACTTTAGCAAAAGATGTCCACATGTTGATAAGTAAAGGATTTGAAGTTGAAAACATAACACCTGTGGATATGTTTCCGCAAACAGCACAAGTAGAAGCTGTTTGTACGTTGGTCTTAAAGTAA
- a CDS encoding sugar O-acetyltransferase yields the protein MTSEKEKMINGEMYRPNDPQLEKERIEARRLTRLYNDTFENEAEKRSKLIKELFGSTGENIGIEPNFKCDYGYNIHVGKNFYANFDCTILDVCEVRIGDNCMMAPGVHIYTATHPLDPHERNSGKEYGKPVHIGDNVWLGGGSIINPGVTIGNNAVIASGAVVTKDIPDKAVVGGNPARIIKELSVK from the coding sequence TTGACTTCAGAAAAAGAAAAGATGATTAACGGTGAAATGTATCGGCCAAATGATCCTCAATTAGAGAAAGAGCGCATAGAAGCAAGAAGGTTAACGAGATTGTACAATGACACTTTCGAGAACGAGGCTGAAAAGAGAAGCAAGCTTATTAAAGAATTATTTGGCTCAACTGGTGAAAACATTGGTATAGAACCTAATTTCAAATGTGATTACGGGTACAACATACATGTTGGGAAAAACTTCTACGCGAACTTTGATTGTACAATTCTAGATGTTTGTGAAGTTCGCATTGGGGATAACTGCATGATGGCCCCAGGGGTTCATATCTATACGGCAACACATCCGTTAGATCCTCATGAACGAAACTCAGGGAAGGAATATGGAAAGCCTGTTCATATTGGAGATAATGTATGGCTAGGAGGCGGTTCTATTATTAATCCAGGTGTAACAATCGGCAACAATGCTGTAATTGCATCAGGGGCGGTAGTCACGAAAGATATACCAGATAAAGCAGTTGTAGGTGGAAACCCAGCAAGAATTATAAAAGAGCTTTCAGTAAAATAA
- a CDS encoding YfhD family protein yields MEKRNRKSPSHNKANASQAKGLDVEYSSELADQNDLEAQARAQAADRRQKNGRR; encoded by the coding sequence GTGGAAAAACGTAACCGAAAGTCCCCATCGCACAACAAAGCTAATGCTTCACAAGCCAAAGGACTTGACGTCGAGTACTCAAGTGAATTGGCAGATCAAAACGATCTTGAAGCGCAAGCTCGTGCACAAGCCGCTGACCGACGCCAGAAAAACGGCCGTCGCTAA